A window of the Vigna angularis cultivar LongXiaoDou No.4 chromosome 3, ASM1680809v1, whole genome shotgun sequence genome harbors these coding sequences:
- the LOC108325843 gene encoding caffeoylshikimate esterase produces MATETYAIKYEEEHILNSRGLKLFTCRWLPANRSPKALIFMCHGYAMECSITMNSTGIRLSQAGFAMFGIDYEGHGKSEGVPGLVMDFDSVIDDCFQHFSTISEKAEYQNKMRFLMGESMGGAVALLLHRKEPQFWDGAILVAPMCKIAEEMKPNTMVIKVLNALSKVAPSWRIVPGPDIIDIAFKVPEVREEIRKNEYCYKGKPRLRTASELLRISREIEGRLHEVSLPFLVLHGEEDQVTDKAISKQLHEVAESSDKTLKLYPGMWHGLLYGEPPENLNIVFSDIIGWIEKRSQFGNTRLERELKGENEHEHEHLVRSDL; encoded by the exons GCTTCCGGCTAATAGGAGTCCGAAAGCTTTGATCTTCATGTGCCATGGCTACGCCATGGAATGCAGCATCACCATGAACA GCACGGGAATAAGGCTTTCACAAGCGGGTTTTGCGATGTTTGGGATTGATTACGAAGGACATGGAAAATCAGAAGGGGTTCCTGGTCTTGTTATGGATTTTGACAGCGTCATCGACGATTGTTTCCAACATTTCTCCACAATTTCTG AAAAAGCAGAGTACCAGAACAAGATGAGGTTCTTGATGGGTGAATCCATGGGAGGAGCTGTGGCACTTCTTTTGCATAGGAAAGAACCACAATTCTGGGATGGGGCCATTTTGGTCGCACCCATGTGCAAG ATTGCAGAAGAAATGAAACCAAACACAATGGTGATTAAGGTATTGAATGCATTAAGCAAAGTTGCTCCGTCGTGGAGAATAGTCCCAGGCCCAGACATAATTGATATTGCCTTCAAGGTGCCTGAAGTCAGAGAAGAG ATCAGAAAGAACGAATATTGCTATAAAGGAAAGCCTCGATTGAGAACAGCGTCGGAACTTCTAAGGATCAGTAGAGAAATTGAGGGAAGACTGCATGAG GTTTCACTTCCTTTTCTGGTTTTACACGGTGAAGAGGATCAAGTGACGGATAAAGCAATTAGCAAACAGCTACATGAAGTGGCTGAAAGCTCTGACAAGACACTGAAGTTGTACCCAGGAATGTGGCATGGTCTGCTGTATGGAGAGCCACCGGAAAACTTGAATATTGTATTCTCGGATATTATTGGGTGGATCGAGAAGAGATCTCAGTTTGGAAATACAAGATTGGAGAGAGAGTTGAAAGGAGAAAATGAACATGAACATGAACATTTGGTCAGGTCTGATCTCTAG
- the LOC108325842 gene encoding spliceosome-associated protein 130 A, with product MYLYSLTLQRPTGIICAINGNFSGGKSQEIVVARGKVLDLLRPDDNGRIQTILSVEIFGAIRSLAQFRLMGAQKDYIVVGSDSGRIVILEYNKEKNVFDKVHQETFGKSGCRRIVPGQYLAIDPKGRAVMIGACEKQKLVYVLNRDTAARLTISSPLEAHKSHTLVYSICGVDCGFENPIFAAIELDYSEADQDSTGQAAEEAQKHLTFYELDLGLNHVSRKWSEQVDNGANLLVTVPGGGDGPSGVLVCAENFVIYKNQGHPDVRAVIPRRNDLPAERGVLIVSAAMHKLKSMFFFLLQTEYGDIFKVTLEHNNDRVSELKIKYFDTIPVTASMCVLKSGFLFAASEFGNHALYQFKSIGDEDDVEASSATLMETEEGFQPVFFRPRRLKNLVRIDQVESLMPIMDMKVSNLFEEETPQIFTLCGRGPRSSLRILRTGLAVSEMAVSKLPGIPSAVWTVKKNVIDEFDAYIVVSFTNATLVLSIGETVEEVSDSGFLDTTPSLAVSLIGDDSLMQVHPNGIRHIREDGRINEWRTPGKRTISKVGSNRLQVVIALSGGELIYFEVDVTGQLMEVEKHEMSGDVACLDIAPVPEGRQRSRFLAVGSYDKTIRILSLDPDDCMQALSVQSVSSAPESLLFLEVQASVGGEDGADHPASLFLNAGLQNGVLFRTVVDMVTGQLSDSRSRFLGLRAPKLFLIIVRGKRAMLCLSSRPWLGYIHQGHFLLTPLSYETLEYAASFSSDQCVEGVVAVAGEALRIFTIERLGETFNETVIPLRYTPRKFVLQPKRKLLVMIESDQGALTAEEREAARKQCFEAAQAGENGTGSADQMENGGDDEDKDDPLSDEHYGYPKTESEKWVSCIRVLDPRTGNTTCLLELQENEAAFSICTVNFHDKEYGTLLAVGTAKGLQFLPKRTVTAGFIHIYRFVEDGRSLELLHKTQVEGVPLALCQFQGRLLAGIGPVLRLYDLGKRRLLRKCENKLFPNTIVSIQAYRDRIYVGDVQESFHYCKYRRDENQLYIFSDDCVPRWLTASYHIDFDTMAGADKFGNIYFVRLPQDVSDEIEEDPTGGRIKWEQGKLNGAPNKVEEIVQFHVGDVVTCLQKASLIPGGGECIVFGTVMGSVGALHAFTSRDDVDFFSHLEMHMRQDHPPLCGRDHMAYRSSYFPVKDVIDGDLCEQFPTLPMDLQRKIADELDRTPGEILKKLEEVRNKII from the exons ATGTATCTCTACAGTCTCACTCTCCAGCGTCCCACCGGCATCATCTGTGCCATCAACGGCAACTTCTCCGGCGGCAAGAGCCAGGAAATCGTCGTCGCCCGAGGCAAGGTCCTTGATCTCCTCCGTCCCGACGACAATGgccggatccaaaccatcctcTCCGTCGAAATCTTCGGCGCCATTCGCTCTCTCGCTCAGTTCCGCCTCATGGGCGCTCAGAAGGACTACATCGTCGTTGGCTCCGACTCCGGCCGCATCGTAATCCTCGAATATAACAAAGAGAAAAACGTATTCGACAAAGTTCACCAAGAAACCTTCGGAAAATCTGGTTGCCGCCGAATTGTCCCAGGTCAGTACCTCGCCATCGATCCAAAGGGTAGGGCCGTTATGATTGGCGCCTGCGAGAAGCAGAAACTCGTTTATGTTTTGAATAGGGACACTGCTGCTAGGTTAACCATTTCTTCCCCTTTAGAAGCTCATAAATCGCACACTTTAGTTTATTCAATTTGCGGTGTTGACTGTGGCTTTGAGAACCCTATTTTTGCTGCTATTGAATTGGACTACTCTGAGGCCGACCAGGATTCCACTGGTCAGGCTGCTGAAGAGGCTCAGAAGCATTTGACCTTTTATGAGCTTGATCTTGGGCTCAACCATGTTTCGCGGAAGTGGTCCGAGCAGGTTGATAATGGGGCCAATTTGCTTGTTACTGTTCCTGGGGGTGGTGATGGTCCTAGCGGGGTGCTTGTTTGTGCTGAAAATTTTGTCATTTATAAGAATCAGGGTCATCCTGATGTTAGGGCTGTGATTCCGCGGCGAAACGACTTGCCGGCTGAGCGTGGCGTGCTTATTGTCTCGGCTGCCATGCATAAACTGAAGAGCATgttcttcttcctcctgcagACGGAGTATGGGGATATTTTTAAGGTCACATTGGAACACAACAACGACCGTGTATCTGAATTgaagattaaatattttgatactaTTCCTGTTACTGCTTCGATGTGTGTGCTGAAGTCAGGGTTCTTATTTGCTGCCTCAGAGTTTGGGAACCATGCTTTGTATCAATTTAAGTCTATAGGGGATGAGGATGATGTGGAGGCATCATCTGCCACGCTAATGGAAACCGAGGAAGGTTTTCAGCCTGTGTTTTTCCGGCCCAGGAGGCTGAAAAACCTTGTCAGGATTGACCAGGTTGAGAGTTTAATGCCAATAATGGATATGAAGGTCAGTAATCTCTTTGAAGAGGAAACTCCTCAGATTTTTACTCTCTGTGGACGTGGTCCTAGGTCGTCTTTGAGGATTTTGAGAACTGGTTTAGCGGTTAGTGAGATGGCTGTGTCCAAGCTTCCTGGTATACCAAGTGCTGTTTGGACGGTGAAGAAGAATGTTATTGACGAGTTTGATGCTTACATTGTTGTGTCATTCACAAACGCAACTCTTGTGCTTTCCATTGGTGAGACTGTTGAAGAAGTTAGTGACAGTGGGTTTCTTGACACGACTCCCTCCCTTGCTGTTTCTTTGATAGGAGATGATTCTCTCATGCAGGTTCACCCAAATGGTATTAGGCATATCAGGGAGGATGGCCGTATTAATGAATGGAGAACACCTGGAAAGAGGACAATTTCGAAAGTTGGATCAAACAGGCTTCAGGTTGTTATTGCACTCAGTGGAGGGGAGCTTATATATTTTGAAGTAGATGTAACTGGTCAGTTGATGGAGGTGGAGAAGCATGAAATGTCTGGAGATGTTGCTTGTTTAGACATTGCTCCAGTTCCCGAAGGCAGACAAAGATCTCGATTTCTTGCAGTTGGCTCATATGACAAGACCATCCGCATCTTATCACTGGATCCTGATGATTGTATGCAGGCACTAAGCGTTCAGAGTGTTTCTTCAGCTCCAGAATCTCTACTTTTTCTTGAAGTTCAAGCTTCTGTTGGTGGTGAGGATGGTGCAGATCATCCTGCTAGCCTATTCTTGAATGCTGGGTTACAGAATGGTGTGTTGTTTAGAACTGTGGTGGATATGGTTACAGGTCAGCTTTCTGATTCGCGTTCCAGGTTCTTAGGATTGAGAGCCCCAAAGCTGTTTCTCATCATTGTGAGGGGCAAGCGGGCTATGCTTTGTTTGTCTAGTCGACCCTGGCTTGGTTATATTCACCAAGGACATTTCCTTTTAACACCCCTTTCATATGAAACCCTTGAATATGCTGCTTCATTTTCATCTGACCAGTGTGTAGAAGGTGTAGTTGCTGTTGCTGGCGAGGCCTTGAGAATTTTTACCATAGAAAGGTTAGGAGAAACATTTAATGAAACTGTAATTCCATTAAGGTACACACCAAGGAAATTTGTGCTGCAACCCAAACGAAAACTCCTTGTGATGATTGAGAGTGATCAGGGAGCATTAACTGCAGAAGAGCGTGAAGCTGCTAGGAAACAGTGTTTTGAGGCTGCTCAAGCCGGGGAGAATGGTACTGGAAGTGCAGACCAAATGGAGAatggtggtgatgatgaagataAAGATGATCCCCTCTCTGACGAACACTATGGCTATCCAAAAACTGAATCAGAGAAATGGGTTTCATGCATCAGAGTTCTTGATCCCAGGACAGGAAATACAACATGTCTTTTGGAGCTTCAGGAGAATGAGGCTGCTTTCAGCATATGCACAGTAAATTTCCATGATAAGGAATATGGAACCCTTTTAGCTGTTGGGACGGCAAAGGGACTTCAATTTTTGCCCAAAAGGACTGTAACTGCAggatttattcatatttataggTTTGTAGAGGATGGAAGATCTCTTGAACTTCTTCACAAAACACAGGTAGAAGGTGTTCCTCTTGCTCTATGTCAGTTTCAAGGAAGATTACTTGCAGGGATAGGACCTGTGCTCAGGTTATATGATTTGGGAAAAAGACGTCTGTTAAGAAAATGTGAGAATAAGCTATTCCCCAACACGATTGTCTCTATTCAGGCATATCGTGATCGAATTTATGTTGGTGATGTTCAAGAG TCTTTCCATTACTGCAAGTATAGGCGGGACGAAAAccaactttatatattttccGATGATTGTGTTCCAAGGTGGCTTACTGCATCGTACCACATAGATTTTGACACCATGGCAGGCGCAGACAAGTTTGGAAATATCTATTTTGTGCGGCTGCCACAGGATGTTTCAGATGAGATAGAAGAAGATCCTACTGGTGGTAGGATCAAGTGGGAGCAAGGAAAGCTGAATGGAGCTCCCAATAAGGTGGAAGAAATTGTACAGTTTCATGTTGGTGATGTGGTCACATGCTTGCAAAAGGCTTCTCTCATACCAGGTGGTGGAGAGTGCATTGTATTTGGAACAGTTATGGGAAGTGTTGGTGCTCTACATGCCTTTACTTCACGAGATGATGTTGACTTCTTTTCTCATTTGGAGATGCATATGAGACAGGATCACCCACCTTTGTGCGGAAGAGACCACATGGCATATAGATCTTCATATTTTCCCGTTAAG GATGTTATTGATGGGGATCTATGCGAGCAATTCCCAACATTGCCAATGGATTTGCAGAGAAAAATTGCTGATGAATTGGACAGAACCCCTGGAGAGATACTGAAGAAACTCGAGGAAGTGAGAAATAAGATTATTTAA
- the LOC108324107 gene encoding uncharacterized protein LOC108324107 → MSSLTFTAEVASSFFGLAYRNPKPFTLSLQTTLLPLLRRTTTRSQSLTHSLSAPFPLRPARRFTVAATTAAPPQSEDSDVSTVIPPDNRIPATIITGFLGSGKTTLLNHILTAEHGKRIAVIENEFGEIDIDGSLVAAKAAGAEDIMMLNNGCLCCTVRGDLVRMISDLVAKKKGKFDHIVIETTGLANPAPIIQTFYAEENIFNEVKLDGVVTLVDAKHAGFHLDEVKPKGVVNEAVEQIAYADRIIINKTDLVGEPDLASLVQRIRKMNSLAHLKRTEYGKVNLDYVLGIGGFDLERIENSINDEGAKEDHDHSHDHEHEHHDHGHEHHDHDHHHDHKHEHHDHHSHDHTHDPGVSSVSIVCEGSLDLEKANMWLGNLLLDRSDDIYRMKGLLSVEGMNERFVFQGVHDIFQGSPERLWGADEPRINKIVFIGKNLDAKELEKGFKACLI, encoded by the exons ATGTCTTCTTTAACTTTCACGGCTGAGGTAGCATCCAGCTTCTTCGGCCTCGCTTACCGCAATCCCAAACCCTTCACGCTCTCACTTCAAACCACTCTCCTCCCTCTTCTACGCAGAACAACCACTCGTTCCCAATCTCTAACTCACTCTCTCTCCGCACCATTCCCTCTCAGACCCGCTCGCCGCTTCACCGTCGCCGCCACCACCGCTGCGCCGCCTCAGTCCGAGGACTCCGACGTTTCCACCGTAATCCCCCCTGACAATCGCATTCCGGCAACCATCATCACCGGCTTCCTCGGTTCCGGCAAG ACGACACTGCTGAACCATATTCTGACAGCGGAGCATGGAAAACGCATTGCGGTTATTGAGAACGAG TTTGGTGAAATTGATATAGATGGCTCTTTGGTCGCGGCAAAAGCTGCTGGTGCTGAAGATATTATGATGCTGAACAATGGCTGTCTTTGCTGTACTGTGAGGGGTGATCTTGTCCGAATGATTTCTGACTTAGTTGCtaagaagaaaggaaagttTGACCATATTGTTATTGAGACTACAG GTTTGGCGAATCCAGCGCCAATAATCCAGACCTTTTATGCGGAGgagaatatttttaatgaagtaaaattggaTGGTGTTGTTACTCTAGTTGATGCAAAGCATGCTGGTTTTCATCTTGACGAGGTTAAGCCAAAAGGTGTGGTCAATGAGGCTGTGGAACAAATTGCATATGCGGATCGTATAATCATAAATAAG ACTGACCTAGTTGGTGAACCAGATCTTGCTTCTTTGGTCCAGCGGATAAGG AAAATGAACAGCTTGGCCCACTTAAAGCGGACAGAATATGGAAAAGTTAACTTAGATTATGTTCTTGGCATTGGGGGCTTTGATTTGGAGAG GATTGAGAATTCCATTAACGATGAAGGTGCAAAAGAAGATCATGACCATAGCCATGACCACGAGCATGAGCACCATGACCACGGGCATGAGCACCATGACCATGATCATCACCATGACCACAAGCATg AACACCACGATCACCACTCTCATGATCATACTCACGATCCTGGTGTGTCATCCGTCAGCATAGTTTGTGAAGGAAGCTTAGACCTTGAGAAG GCTAACATGTGGCTTGGTAATTTATTACTGGATCGGAGTGATGACATTTATAGGATGAAGGGTCTTCTATCTGTTGAAGGAATGAACGAGAGATTTGTCTTTCAG gGAGTTCATGACATATTTCAAGGATCACCTGAGAGGTTGTGGGGTGCGGATGAACCAAGGATAAACAAAATTGTATTCATTGGGAAAAACTTGGATGCTAAGGAATTGGAAAAAGGATTCAAGGCATGTTTAATATGA
- the LOC108324205 gene encoding glutathione S-transferase DHAR2 — MALEVAVKAAAGAPDVLGDCPFCQRVLLTLEEKKIPYKLNLIDLSNKPEWFLGVNPEGKVPVALFDGKWVPDSDVIVGILQEKYPEISLVTPPEFATVGSKIFGSFVSFLKSKDPNDGTEQALLAELSALDEHLKAHGPYIAGEKVTAVDLSLAPKLYHLVVVLGHFKKWSVPESLSHVHIYTKLLFSRESFEKTKPPKEEFVIAGWAPKVNA, encoded by the exons ATGGCTCTTGAGGTTGCTGTCAAGGCTGCTGCTGGTGCTCCAGATGTTCTCGGAGACT gTCCATTTTGCCAAAGGGTCCTTTTAACTTTAGAGGAGAAGAAGATTCCGTACAAGCTCAACCTAATTGATCTCAGTAACAAACCCGAATG GTTTTTGGGTGTGAATCCTGAAGGAAAGGTGCCAGTGGCTCTTTTTGATGGAAAATGGGTGCCTGATTCTGATGTAATTGTGGGGATTCTCCAAGAAAAGTACCCAGAAATCTCTCTCGTTACTCCTCCTGAATTTGCCACCGT GGGATCAAAGATATTTGGGTCTTTTGTGAGTTTTCTTAAGAGCAAGGATCCGAATGATGGAACAGAGCAAGCGTTGCTGGCTGAATTGAGTGCTCTGGATGAACATCTTAAGGCCCAT GGTCCATATATTGCTGGGGAGAAAGTCACTGCTGTTGACCTGAGTTTGGCACCAAAACTGTACCATCTTGTGGTCGTACTTGGCCACTTCAAGAAATGGAGTGTTCCAGAAAGTTTGTCACATGTCCACATCTACACTAAG CTGCTCTTCTCCCGTGAGTCATTTGAGAAAACCAAGCCTCCAAAGGAAGAGTTTGTTATTGCTGGATGGGCACCAAAAGTGAATGCTTGA